From Gemmatimonadaceae bacterium, the proteins below share one genomic window:
- a CDS encoding purine-nucleoside phosphorylase yields MSTCTSNEHGAAAARAAADAVRERLQVRSPAAAIVLGSGLGALAERVADARRVPYGEIPGFHAPGVEGHRGELIAGTLGGREVLLLAGRFHMYEGHSAQVAAFPVRVVHALGARVLFVSNAAGGINRAFVPGTLMMITDHLNLQFRNPLEGRVEPGDTRFPDMSAAYAPRLQALLESAAKDGGFALARGVYAGLLGPTYETPAEVRMLAALGADAVGMSTVPETIVANAIGMEVAGVSCITNPAAGIGAAPLDHAEVMEEGRRAADAFCGLVERWVALL; encoded by the coding sequence GTGAGCACCTGCACATCGAACGAACACGGTGCCGCAGCGGCGCGCGCTGCAGCGGATGCCGTCCGCGAGCGTTTGCAGGTTCGGTCGCCCGCCGCGGCCATCGTGCTCGGCTCAGGCCTCGGCGCCCTCGCCGAGCGTGTTGCCGACGCGCGGCGCGTACCCTACGGCGAGATCCCGGGCTTCCACGCGCCGGGCGTCGAGGGTCACCGCGGCGAACTCATCGCCGGCACGCTGGGCGGGCGCGAGGTGCTGCTGCTCGCCGGCCGCTTCCATATGTACGAGGGGCACAGCGCACAGGTCGCGGCCTTCCCGGTGCGCGTGGTCCACGCCTTGGGCGCGCGTGTGCTCTTCGTGTCCAACGCGGCCGGCGGTATCAACCGCGCCTTCGTGCCGGGCACGTTGATGATGATCACCGACCACCTGAACCTACAGTTCCGCAATCCGCTGGAGGGGCGAGTGGAGCCCGGTGACACGCGCTTTCCCGACATGAGCGCCGCCTACGCGCCGCGCCTACAGGCCTTGCTGGAGTCAGCGGCCAAGGATGGCGGGTTCGCACTCGCGCGCGGCGTGTACGCCGGGCTGCTCGGGCCCACCTACGAGACGCCCGCCGAGGTGCGGATGCTCGCCGCGCTCGGCGCCGACGCGGTGGGGATGAGCACCGTGCCGGAGACCATCGTGGCGAACGCCATCGGCATGGAAGTCGCCGGCGTCTCCTGCATCACGAATCCGGCGGCGGGCATCGGAGCGGCGCCGCTGGATCACGCCGAGGTGATGGAAGAAGGCCGCAGGGCAGCGGACGCCTTCTGCGGCCTTGTGGAGCGCTGGGTCGCGCTGCTCTAG